The genomic DNA TGCGCGCGCTGCGGAGCGCGCATTTTTGGTTGACTGTGCGAAACTGCACAGATGGATCAGTGTGCTTTCGACAAGATCAACAGCCAGCGGCCGAACAGCAGCACTTCGATATGACCCGGTTGTACGCCCGTGTCGCATTCGATGATCGGGTTGACGGCATAGAAGCGCTTGCGGAAATCGCGGCACACCAGCATCTCGCGCTTGCCGAAACGGACCAGGAAAGACATGGGGGCATATTCAAGGCCAAAGCGGGATTCGAAACGGTGGGAGCCGACGCCGGAGTTGATGGTTGCCATGACAATTCCTTTAGTTTGGTTTGCTGATAGGTGTTATTTGACTGCGACCTGGTTCCGGAGCCTGGGCAATCGCGCTGTGCGCCGGAACCTGTACTGCACTGGATGAAAGCTTATCACAACCACTGTACAAAAACACAGTTCTGTATAAAAACTCAGTAAATTTTGCTAACCGTTGTATTCATGCACTGATGATGAGCCGAATCGCTTACAGCAAACTGATGCGTTTCCTGGCCGCCCGGCTGAGCCCTGGCGGCGAGCTGGGCCTGCACCTGACGATGGGCGTGGCAATGCTCGTGGTCGCCGTCGCGGCATTTGGCGAGATTGCCGAAGCGGTGGGCGAGGGGACGATATCGCCCGTTACGACGAGCGCGTCTCGCAGTGGTTCTACCAGCATGCGTTCGAGCCGTTGACCACCTTCATGTTCGGCATCACCCACCTGCATGGGATACCGGCGATGTGCGTGCTGTCGGCGCTGCTGGGCCTGTGGTTCTGGCGCCGCCATGCGCCGTACTGGCTGCTGGCGACGGCCATCTGCGTGCCGGGCGGCATGCTGCTCAACGTGCTGCTCAAGCACGTCTACCAGCGCGCCCGGCCCGCGTTCGACGAGCCGTTCGTCACGCTGGCCACCTACAGCTTCCCCAGCGGCCACACGGCGGCGGCCACGCTGTTCTACGGGCTGCTGGCCAGCTATGTCGTCACGACCAGCCCGCGCTGGCGCGTGCGCGTGGCGGCGCTGGCCGGCGCTGCCGCCATGGTGGCGCTGGTGGCGCTCAGCCGGGTCTACCTGGGCGCCCATTTCGTCAGCGACGTGCTGGCCGCGATGGCCGAGAGCCTGGCGTGGCTGGCCGTCTGCATCACGTCCGTCTCGACGCTGCGGCGCCGGCGCGCCGCCCGCAAGGATCAGTGATGACGGCGCTGGTCGCCATCATCAATGCCGCGGCCGGCGGCGGCTACGACGATGCCTGGGCCGCGCGCCTGCGCGAGCGCTTCGCCCAGGTGGGCCTGCAAGCCGACGTGACCCTGGCCGGCAGCGGCGCGGAAATGATCGAGACGGCGCAGGCGGCCGTCGCGCGCGGCGTGCCCATCGTCGCGGCGGGGGGCGGCGACGGCACCGTCAATGCGGTCGCCTCCGCGCTGGTCGGCAGCACGACGTCATTCGCGGTGCTGCCGCTGGGCACGCTGAACCATTTCGCCAAGGACCTGGGCATTCCGCTGGGCCTGGACGAGGCCATCGCCAATATCGCCAGCGGACGGCGGCGCCAGGTCGACGTCGGTGAGGTCAACGGCCGCATATTCCTGAACAATTCCAGCCTGGGCCTGTACCCGGACATCGTGCGCGACCGCGAGAAGCAGCAGCGCCGGCTGGGCCGCGGCAAGTGGTTGGCGTTCTGTTGGGCCGCCCTGGCGGCGCTGCGGCGCTATCCGTTCCTCAGCATCCGCCTGCGGGTCGGCACCGAAGAGCATGCGCGACGCACCCCCTTCGTCTTCATCGGCAATAATGAATACCTGATGCAGGGCCTGAACATCGGCGAGCGCGCGACCCTGGACAGTGGCCAGCTGAGCCTGTACGTGGCGCAGCGGCCGACCCGGCGCGGCCTGCTGCGCTTTGCCTGCCATGCCCTGCTGGGCCGGCTCGGTTCGTCGCGCGATTTCGACGTGCTGCTGGCTCGCGAGTTCGAGATCGATACACGCCGCAAGCTGATCCGTGTTGCCACCGATGGCGAGGTCAGCTTGATGGCGCCGCCCCTGCGGTACCGCTCGCGTCCCGGCGCGCTGACGGTCATCGTGCCCCGCTGACAGGAGAACAAGCGCATGCGCACCATCGTACATTTATCGGACATCCACTTCGGCAAGGTCGACGACAAGCTGCTCGACCCATTGCGCACGACGGTCGAGTCGCTCGCGCCGGACATCGTGGTCGTCTCCGGCGACCTGACGCAGCGTGCCCGCAGCGAACAGTTCAAGGCGGCCAAGGCCTACCTCGACACCTTGCCGCAGCCGCAGATCATCGTGCCGGGCAACCACGACATCCCGCTGTACAACGTGGCGGCCCGTTTCCTGACGCCGCTGACGAAGTACCGCCGCTACATCACGCCCAACCTGGCGCCGGAGTACGTGGACGAGGAGATCGCCGTGATGGGCCTGAACACGGCGCGTTCGCTGACGATCAAGGACGGCCGTGTCAACCGCGAGCAGCTGGGCCGGCTGGAGGCGCGCCTGGCGGGCATCGATCCGAAGCTGACGCGCATCGTCGTCACGCACCACCCGTTCGACCTGCCGGAGCACCATGACGAGGACGACCTGGTCGACCGCGCGCCGATGGCGATGGAAGCGTTTTCCAAGTGCGGCGTGGACCTGCTGCTGGCGGGCCACGTGCATACCAGCAGCTCGGCCAACAGCGCCAAGCGCTACAAGATCGCCGGCTACGCCGCGTTGGTCGTGCAGGCGGGCACGGCCACGTCCACGCGGGGCCGGGGCGAGGAGAATTCGTTCAACGTGCTGCGCATCGATCCGGACGAGATCCAGGTCGAGCGCTACAGCTGGAAGGACGCGGCCGGCGCCTTCCAGGTCGCCACCGTCGAGACGTTCCGGCGCGAGGGCAATACCTGGGAGCCCTGGCTGGGCGACTGAACCACGGCTGGGCTCGTGTCCCACCGCGGGGTCAGTCACCGCAGTGAGACAGTCACCGCAGTGAGACACGAGCTCATCCATAGAGGCCCCACCAGCGAACGGGATTACGGCCGGGCTCGTGTCCCGTTTTGGTGACTGACACCGCGGTGGGACACGGGCTGGGCAGTGCTTACAGCCAGTAGTCCCACCACTTGGCGGCCCACTCCTTCATGCGCGTGACGACGCCGCGGTCTTTCCAGGACGCCAGCGTCACTTCCTTCGAATTGCGCAGGTCCTCGCGGAAGGCGTTTTCCATTTCCTTGCCGAAGGCGTCGCCCAGCACGATGACGTTGACTTCGCTGTTGTGCAGGAAGCTGCGGGTGTCCATATTGGTCGAGCCCACCGTCGACCAGACGCCGTCGATGACGACCGTCTTGGCATGCAGCACGGCCAGGTTCAGTTCGTGGATGCGCACGCCCGCTTCCAGCAGCCGCTGGTAGAACGCGCGGCCGGCGTGGAATACGACGCCGCTGTCCGATACGCTGGGCAGCACCAGCTCCACCTTGACGCCGCGCTTGGCCGCATCGATCAGGGCCTGCAAGGTCTGCTCGTCCGGGACGAAGTAGGCGCAGGTGATGTGGATCGATTTCTTTGCTTCCTGGATCGCCAGCAGCATCGCCTTGTAGATCTCGAACTTGCCGCCCGGCTCGCTGCCGAGGATGCGCACCAGCTTGTCGCCGGCGATGACGGGGGTGGGGAAATAGTCGGCTTCGCGCAGGTCGTCCGCGTCCTGGCCCGTCCAGTTCTGGATGAACAGCCATTGCATCGCCTGCACGGCCGGGCCTTCGATGCGTACGTGGGTGTCGCGCCAGCCCACGTCCTTCTCGCTTTTCGGGCGCGATTTGGAGCGGAACGGCGAGCTCTTCGAATAGGTGTCGCTGATGTTGATGCCGCCGGCGAAGCCGATCTTGCCGTCCACGATCAGCATCTTGCGGTGGTCGCGGTTGTTCACCTTCCAGCCGTTGCCGCGCACCTTGGCCGGGTTGACGGGGTTGAAGGCGACCAGGTGGATGCCGGCTGCCTTCATGCGGTCGAAGAACTGCTGCGGCACGGTAAGCGTGCCGACGCTGTCGTAGATGATGTTGACGGTCACGCCCTGGCGCTGCTTTTCCATCAGCAGGTCGGCAAATTTGTCGCCCAGCTCGTCCTGGTCGAAGATGTAGGTCTCGAAGTTGATATTGTTCTTGGCGCCGGCGATGGCCTTCATCATCTCGGCCATCGTGGCCGGGCCGTCGAACAGCAGCTTCACCTGGTTGCCGGCGATTAGCGGCACGCCCGTGGCGGCGTCCTCCAGCGCGGCCTGCGCCTTCAGGTCCAGCGTGGACTTGGACCAGCGCTTGGCCAGCAAGGCCTTGGCCTTGTCGGCCGGCAGGGTGCCGTTGGCGGTTTTCACGACCGGCGCAGGCGCGGCCTGGGCCTTGGTGCGGTCGGCATCGACGGTGGGCAGCGACGCACACGCGACCAGGCTCCACAGGGCAAGCACGGCGGCCAGCCAGTTTTGCGCACGCAGGATTCTCATTTGTTCTCCTTACTGCCGATAAAGAAGTCGACCGGGGCCTTGCGCAGCCGCCGGAACAGGGCACGTATCAGCAAGAAACCGTGCTCGAACGGGATGCGCCGTGCGCGCAGCGCCACCCACAAGGCCAGGCCGAAGCTGACGACGAGATTGACCACGCCGATCGCCAGGAAGCCCGTAACGGATTTCACTACCAGTTGCCAGCTTACATTGTGATCCAAGCCGACCAGGGCTGTCGCAAAGTTGGCAGCCGAGAATGTCACGTGCCGGATGTCCAGCGGCAGGCCCATCAGCGCGCCGAAGGTGCCCATCGTGCCCAGCATGATGCCGAACCAGAAATTGCCCATCAGGCTGCCCAGATTGTTTTCCAGGTAGTTGCCCAGCCGAACCGTCCGCGCCCGCCCCAGCAGGGCGTTCAGCCCGCGCAGCTGGGCCACGCGCCGGCCCAGCGGGTGTACAGCGCCTGGTTGTCGTAATAGCCGGAGATCAGGCCGGCCAGGAACAGGCAGACCCGGCAATGGCCGCGTAAAACAATGCCGGCGTATGGATCGGGTCGATATCGTGCAGCAGGTGCAGGGCTTTTTCCTTGCTGACCAGGTGGTGGCCGGTGATCTGCAGCCAGCCCCAGGCGATCAGCCAGGCGGTGGGCAGCGCCGTGGCGATATTGCCCAGCACGGCAGTAAGCTGGGTGCGCAAGACCTTGTTGATCAGTTCGGCCAGGCTGTCCAGGTCGACATGGCGGCCGTCCGGGCTTTGCAGGCCGGCGGCAATGCGCGAGGCCGTCATCGCCGGCTGCTTGGTGGCCACCGTGAAGTGCAGCACATGGATCAGCATGAAACCCAGCGAATAGTTCATGCTGAACAGGAAGGCTTCCACCAAGGGCGCCGCGCGCAAGGTGCCGAACAGCAGCTTGCACAGCGCCATGAAGCCGACGACGACGCCGGCCCCGGCGGACGACAGGAACATGCCCGCCATCTCGCGCCGGTTTTCCGCGATGTAGTGCTCGCCGGTGCGGCTGGCGTTCTCCGTGACATTACGGGCCAGCAGGTGGATATTGTCGGCGAACAGGTCGCGGATCGTGTACTTGTCGCCGTGCGCCTGGATCAGCTCCAGCGCGAGGGCCAGCGCGGCGGCGCGCCGGCCGTCACCGGACGGGCTCCTCACATCGACGAGCGATAGCAGCTTGCGCAGCCGGTCGATGCTCTGGTTCAAAGTCACCAGCAGATAGGTGAGGGCGATGGTCGTGCCCTGCACCAGCGCCTTCTTGCGGATCTTGGCGATCACGGTATCGCACTGGTCCAGCATGACGAGCAGGTGGCGCGCATCGAGCATGACCTCGGCCCCGGCCAGCATGCGTTCGTAGTCGTCCAGATATTCGACCACTTCGCGGTTCTGCACGATGAACGGCGACTCGAACTCCTCCATCTCGGTATGGAAATTGGTCAGCTTCGGTTCCAGCCCGACAGCCGCGACGCGGTAGCTGAGCGTGCGGATCGCTTCCAAGAGGCCAGGCAGCATGACGTTCGGGCCGGGCCGCGGGGTCATCACCGTGTCGAACAGGGCCAGCCAGTCGGCGGCCGGCACGGCGCTGATCCAGCAGTAGTCGGTGCGCTTGTACAACACCTGGTCGAGCGCATCGGTGAGGTATTCGTCGCCGAACGCCGGCGGCAGCACGCGATAGGCGATGCGGCGCTTCAGTTCGGTGAAGAAGCCGTCGTTGGACAGCACGCCCACCTCACTGTACAGGCTGGCGTGGCGGCGGCTCTCCAGCAGCCGGAACAGGTAGTCGCGCAACTGCCGGGCGTGTTCCGGATTGCCTTTCAACAGTTGCGTCAGGGTGCGCACATTGGCCGTCGCGCGGATCGTGTTGCCCGGACGGCGTGGGCGCAAGGTGTCGACCAGCGCCACGAGGGGCTCGATGCCGGTCGTGGTGTGGTCGATGCTTTCGAGGATGGCTAGCATGCGGTTGATACGGACTGGCCGCACTGGACAAAACGCCAGTGTAACCGTTCAGCAAGTTTTGCTATGTACGCCAGCGTACCAAGCGACCGGCCATGGCGCCGTCAACACAGGTGGATCGCGGCTGCCGCCCGTCGCAATTCGGCGCGGAAATCCGGATGGGCGATGGCGATCAGCGCCTCGGCGCGCTGCCGTGCCGACTTGCCACGCAGCTGCGCCACACCGTATTCGGTGACGACGTAGTTGATGTCGTTCTTGCCCGTGGTGACGTGGGTGCCCGGTGTCAGGGTGGGAACGATGCGCGAGATGGTACCGTCCTTGGCGGTGGACGGCAGCACGATGAACGCCTTGCCGCCGCGCGAGCGGTTGGCGGCGCGCACGAAATCGACCTGGCCACCGGTGCCGGAATAGGGCAGGTGGGCGATGCTTTCCGAGCCACACTGGCCCAGCAGGTCAACCTGCAAGCTGGCGTTGATGGCGACCAGCTTGTCGTTCTGGCCGGCGATATACGGATCGTTGGTGAAGCTGACGGGATGCATCTCCAGCATCGGATTGTGGTGCATGAAGTCGTACAGCTTTTTCGAGCCCAGCGCGAAGGTGGCCACCATCTTGCCGGGCATGAAGGTCTTGCGCCGGTTCGTCACGACGCCTTCCTGCACCAGCTTGAGGATGCCGTCGCCGATCATTTCCGTGTGGATGCCCAGGTCACGCTTGTGCGACAACTGCATCACCACCGCGTCCGGAATGCCGCCGTAGCCGATCTGCAGGGTGGAGCCGTCCTCGATCATGTCCGCCACGTAGCCGGCGATCGCCTCCTGCACCGGGCCGATCTTCGGCAGGCCGACTTCGAACACCGGCTCGTCGCTCGCCACGACGGCTGTCACCTGGTCGATATGAACATGGCACTGGCCATGCGCGAACGGCACGTTCGGATTGACTTCCAGGATGACGGCGCGGGCCTTGGCCACGGCGGCCATGGTGTAGTCGGCCGCCAGGCTGAGGGCGAAGAAGCCGTGTTCGTTCATCGGCGAGGCCAGCGCGAACACCACGTCCGCCGGGATCTGGCCACGCTCGATCAGCACGGGGATCTCGGAAAAGTACGCCGGCACGAAATCGGCCCAGCCCGCCTGGCCGGCCGCGCGCGAGGCGCCGCCGAAAAACAGTGCCAGGTGGCGAACGTTTTGCGTGGTCTCGCAGTCGAAATAACCATACTTGCGCAGCGCCAGGATCTGCGCCACCTTGATGTCATGCAGCTCGCGGCGCCGATCCGACAGGGCCGTCAGCAGCGCCGGCGGCTCGCCCGCGCCGGAAGGGACGATGATGCAGTCGCCGTCACGGACGATGGCAATGGCATCGTGGGCGGAAACTTTTTTGTTTTCGTACAACGCTTGCGGACACTGATGTTGCATGGATGCAGCCTTTCTCGGTTAAAAGGAGGAACACCTGCCGCGTCACTATACGCCGCCCGGCCGTTGCGGTATATCTGTCTTGTACCGCAGAGTATCCGCAAGGGTGCGATTGTGAGTCTCCGCACAGAAAGCGCGCGCATGGGGGCTTACACTTTACCCAAGCTTTAGGAAAAGCATGCAACTTGGCAGAGCCGAGCCGATCGGCGATTTGTTGACTTGACCTAGAGACGTATCATGAAGACCAGTTTCATGACGCGCCCACTGTGGGCGCTGGCGTGTGCGACGCCACTGACCTTTGCGCCACCGGCCGCTTGCGGCCAGGACCAGACCCAGGGGCCGGCTTCCGGCTCATCCGTCCAGGTGTACGGCACGCTCGATGCGGGCGCCGTGTCCGAGCATGACTGCCGCGGCGGCAGCTGCCCGTCCACCAAGATTTCCCCGGCGTATCGACCGGCTCCGTGATCGGCTTTACCGGCCGCGAAGCGCTCGGCAAGGATACTTCCGCCGTGTTCCGGCTGGAGGCGGGCATTCGCAACGATACCGGCCAGTCCGACCAGAACGGCCGCCTGTTCGGCAGCCAGGCCTATGTGGGCCTGGCCAACCGCTGGGGTGCCGTCACGGTCGGCCGCCAGTACGACGTGGGCTACGAAACGCTGTCCGAAGTGGCCGACCCGTTCCGCGGCGGCATGGCCGGCACGGCAACCAACCTGATGGGTAACGGCAACAAGCGCTCCGACAACACCGTCAAATACCGTTCCGCTTCCATCCATGGCTTCGTTGCCAGCGCGATCTACAGTTTCGGCGAGTCCGCCTTCAGCACGTCGCGCAACCGCGCCTATGGCGCGATGATCGGCTACCAGGGCGGTCCGTTCACCCTGCGTGCGGCGCACCAGCGCAAGAACAACTTCCTGCAGGGCGCCGGCGCCACCACGCCAGTGGACCTGTCGTCGCGCAATTCGCTGGTGGCCGCCAATGTGCACCTGGGCCAGGCCACCACCGTGTATGCCGCGTATGCCGTCAACCGCGGCGTCGGCAGCTCGCCGTGGGACCAGGACAATCCCTATGGCGCACTGGTGCTGGCCTCGCCGTCCACGCGCAGTAACGATGCGCTGGCCGGCGTGTCCTATGCCAGCGGGGCCGCCACCTACATGCTGTCGTACATCCGCAAGGACGACCGCACCCTGGCGAACCAGGATGCCAACCAGATCGCCGTCGGCATGACCTACTCGATGTCGCGCCGCACGGCCTTCTACGCGGCCTATGCGCGCATCAAGGACCACAACGGCGCGCCCTATACGGTGGGGAACTTCAGCGAGAAAGGGCAGGGTCGCAGCGCCGTCAACATCGGCCTGCGCCACGCTTTCTGAGCGTGTCGCGCGGTGTGCTAGATTCTGTGCTTTTGACAAGCACGGAGCGAGCATGTACCTGACTTATTTCAACGGCGCCTGGAACGAAGGCAACACCCCCTGTTCGGCGCCATGGACCACAGCGTGTGGCTCGGTTCCTCGGTCTTCGACGGCGCCCGTTCGGTACGCGGCCACATGCCCGACCTGCGCCCGCACCTGCAGCGCGTGATCCACTCGGCCGAGCGCCTGGGCATGCAGTGCCCGCTCTCGG from Pseudoduganella armeniaca includes the following:
- a CDS encoding metallophosphoesterase family protein, which gives rise to MRTIVHLSDIHFGKVDDKLLDPLRTTVESLAPDIVVVSGDLTQRARSEQFKAAKAYLDTLPQPQIIVPGNHDIPLYNVAARFLTPLTKYRRYITPNLAPEYVDEEIAVMGLNTARSLTIKDGRVNREQLGRLEARLAGIDPKLTRIVVTHHPFDLPEHHDEDDLVDRAPMAMEAFSKCGVDLLLAGHVHTSSSANSAKRYKIAGYAALVVQAGTATSTRGRGEENSFNVLRIDPDEIQVERYSWKDAAGAFQVATVETFRREGNTWEPWLGD
- a CDS encoding acetyl-CoA hydrolase/transferase family protein, which produces MQHQCPQALYENKKVSAHDAIAIVRDGDCIIVPSGAGEPPALLTALSDRRRELHDIKVAQILALRKYGYFDCETTQNVRHLALFFGGASRAAGQAGWADFVPAYFSEIPVLIERGQIPADVVFALASPMNEHGFFALSLAADYTMAAVAKARAVILEVNPNVPFAHGQCHVHIDQVTAVVASDEPVFEVGLPKIGPVQEAIAGYVADMIEDGSTLQIGYGGIPDAVVMQLSHKRDLGIHTEMIGDGILKLVQEGVVTNRRKTFMPGKMVATFALGSKKLYDFMHHNPMLEMHPVSFTNDPYIAGQNDKLVAINASLQVDLLGQCGSESIAHLPYSGTGGQVDFVRAANRSRGGKAFIVLPSTAKDGTISRIVPTLTPGTHVTTGKNDINYVVTEYGVAQLRGKSARQRAEALIAIAHPDFRAELRRAAAAIHLC
- a CDS encoding diacylglycerol/lipid kinase family protein — protein: MTALVAIINAAAGGGYDDAWAARLRERFAQVGLQADVTLAGSGAEMIETAQAAVARGVPIVAAGGGDGTVNAVASALVGSTTSFAVLPLGTLNHFAKDLGIPLGLDEAIANIASGRRRQVDVGEVNGRIFLNNSSLGLYPDIVRDREKQQRRLGRGKWLAFCWAALAALRRYPFLSIRLRVGTEEHARRTPFVFIGNNEYLMQGLNIGERATLDSGQLSLYVAQRPTRRGLLRFACHALLGRLGSSRDFDVLLAREFEIDTRRKLIRVATDGEVSLMAPPLRYRSRPGALTVIVPR
- a CDS encoding phosphatase PAP2 family protein, with translation MFGITHLHGIPAMCVLSALLGLWFWRRHAPYWLLATAICVPGGMLLNVLLKHVYQRARPAFDEPFVTLATYSFPSGHTAAATLFYGLLASYVVTTSPRWRVRVAALAGAAAMVALVALSRVYLGAHFVSDVLAAMAESLAWLAVCITSVSTLRRRRAARKDQ
- a CDS encoding porin, whose translation is MIGFTGREALGKDTSAVFRLEAGIRNDTGQSDQNGRLFGSQAYVGLANRWGAVTVGRQYDVGYETLSEVADPFRGGMAGTATNLMGNGNKRSDNTVKYRSASIHGFVASAIYSFGESAFSTSRNRAYGAMIGYQGGPFTLRAAHQRKNNFLQGAGATTPVDLSSRNSLVAANVHLGQATTVYAAYAVNRGVGSSPWDQDNPYGALVLASPSTRSNDALAGVSYASGAATYMLSYIRKDDRTLANQDANQIAVGMTYSMSRRTAFYAAYARIKDHNGAPYTVGNFSEKGQGRSAVNIGLRHAF
- the cls gene encoding cardiolipin synthase; its protein translation is MRILRAQNWLAAVLALWSLVACASLPTVDADRTKAQAAPAPVVKTANGTLPADKAKALLAKRWSKSTLDLKAQAALEDAATGVPLIAGNQVKLLFDGPATMAEMMKAIAGAKNNINFETYIFDQDELGDKFADLLMEKQRQGVTVNIIYDSVGTLTVPQQFFDRMKAAGIHLVAFNPVNPAKVRGNGWKVNNRDHRKMLIVDGKIGFAGGINISDTYSKSSPFRSKSRPKSEKDVGWRDTHVRIEGPAVQAMQWLFIQNWTGQDADDLREADYFPTPVIAGDKLVRILGSEPGGKFEIYKAMLLAIQEAKKSIHITCAYFVPDEQTLQALIDAAKRGVKVELVLPSVSDSGVVFHAGRAFYQRLLEAGVRIHELNLAVLHAKTVVIDGVWSTVGSTNMDTRSFLHNSEVNVIVLGDAFGKEMENAFREDLRNSKEVTLASWKDRGVVTRMKEWAAKWWDYWL